In Legionella lytica, one genomic interval encodes:
- a CDS encoding leucyl aminopeptidase family protein, with the protein MHAELFYETRSDRAIPLYFISQAQWEEGIDTLEPVERNSFTLREFKGKIGDYCLINNADGLIDRVYIGTGLGSHEQALANAALQLPANIYQVQGEVTQEAILYWALAQYRYEGYKKSTVASRRLIVPAEELAKIKALAQAHFLVRDLINKPTSDLGPQELATVVQGLADTYGARFTQWVGDDLLQENFPAIHAVGRAATAASAPRLLSLVWGNEKHPKITLVGKGVCFDSGGLDIKSASGMRLMKKDMGGAAHAIGLAQWIMERDLPIRLHLLVPAVENAIGPDAFRPGDVLTMRNGLTVEIHNTDAEGRLILADALVKASEEQPDLIIDFATLTGAARVSVGTEISAMFTNNDQVAAALQETAQKTADPVWRLPLFAAYEEILRSSIADISNASDSPYAGAITAGLFLQRFITNNTPWVHFDIMAWNLGSKPGKPEGGEAMGLRAVAEYLLQAYGN; encoded by the coding sequence AGAGTTATTTTATGAGACTCGTTCTGATCGAGCAATTCCCCTTTATTTTATATCCCAAGCTCAATGGGAAGAAGGCATTGATACCTTAGAACCTGTGGAGCGTAATTCTTTTACGTTAAGAGAATTTAAAGGGAAGATAGGTGATTATTGTTTAATCAATAATGCTGACGGTTTAATAGACCGGGTTTACATAGGCACGGGTCTTGGCAGCCATGAACAGGCCTTGGCAAATGCAGCACTGCAATTGCCTGCGAATATTTATCAGGTGCAAGGAGAAGTAACTCAGGAAGCCATTCTTTATTGGGCGCTTGCACAGTATCGATATGAGGGATATAAGAAAAGTACTGTAGCGTCGCGACGTTTAATTGTTCCGGCTGAAGAGTTAGCTAAAATAAAGGCCTTAGCGCAAGCTCATTTTTTAGTTCGTGATTTGATTAATAAGCCAACCAGCGATTTAGGTCCTCAAGAGTTAGCAACTGTGGTACAAGGCTTAGCTGATACATATGGCGCACGATTTACACAATGGGTTGGCGACGACTTATTACAAGAAAATTTTCCTGCCATTCATGCTGTAGGCCGTGCAGCGACTGCGGCATCTGCGCCAAGGCTATTGTCTTTGGTATGGGGTAATGAAAAGCACCCTAAAATCACTCTGGTTGGAAAAGGCGTTTGCTTTGACAGTGGCGGTTTAGACATAAAATCAGCTTCTGGCATGCGGTTGATGAAAAAAGATATGGGAGGCGCTGCTCATGCTATTGGTTTAGCTCAATGGATTATGGAGCGTGACTTGCCTATTCGTCTGCATTTATTAGTTCCTGCGGTAGAAAATGCTATAGGTCCTGATGCATTCAGGCCGGGTGATGTATTGACGATGCGTAATGGCTTAACCGTAGAAATCCATAATACTGATGCGGAAGGGCGTTTAATTCTCGCAGATGCATTAGTTAAAGCCAGTGAAGAGCAACCTGATTTAATCATTGATTTTGCAACGTTGACTGGGGCTGCCCGTGTCTCTGTGGGTACGGAAATTTCTGCCATGTTTACTAATAACGATCAAGTGGCGGCAGCACTTCAGGAAACCGCACAAAAAACTGCTGATCCAGTTTGGCGCTTACCTTTATTTGCAGCTTATGAGGAAATTTTGCGTTCGAGCATTGCTGATATTTCTAATGCCAGTGATAGTCCTTATGCGGGAGCTATTACGGCAGGATTGTTTTTACAGCGTTTTATCACCAATAACACACCTTGGGTTCATTTTGACATTATGGCATGGAATTTAGGTTCTAAACCGGGTAAGCCTGAAGGTGGAGAGGCTATGGGATTACGCGCCGTGGCTGAATATTTGCTACAGGCTTATGGCAATTGA
- a CDS encoding DNA polymerase III subunit chi, with the protein MPPIRVDFYLLESDQDHARWLIACRLLEKAYHRGHRVYVFCNNQHDAELIDELLWTFKEDSFIPHNLQGEGPEPPPPIQIGYGQEPRGFNDILLNLSDQIPAFYPKFKRVMELVSNREVEKEQSRVHYREYRAKGCELHTHPIK; encoded by the coding sequence ATGCCGCCAATTCGCGTTGATTTTTATTTATTGGAAAGCGATCAAGACCATGCTCGTTGGCTGATCGCTTGTCGTCTTTTAGAAAAAGCTTATCATCGAGGCCATCGGGTTTATGTTTTTTGTAATAATCAACATGATGCTGAATTGATTGATGAGTTGTTATGGACCTTTAAAGAAGACAGTTTTATTCCCCATAACCTGCAAGGTGAAGGGCCAGAGCCGCCACCACCGATACAAATTGGTTATGGCCAAGAACCACGTGGGTTTAATGATATTTTGTTAAATTTGAGTGATCAAATTCCTGCTTTTTATCCTAAATTCAAACGAGTTATGGAGTTGGTTAGTAACCGAGAAGTTGAAAAGGAGCAAAGCCGGGTTCATTATCGTGAGTATAGGGCTAAAGGTTGTGAGTTACATACTCATCCGATTAAATAA
- a CDS encoding nucleoside recognition domain-containing protein produces the protein MLNIIWLGMILTSIVVGVIEGRIDEVVRAVTDSAKLGFEIALGLAGIMCLWLGIMSIATESGLIKILGNILRPVLRRLFPDVPTDHPAMGAIALNISANMLGLANAATPFGLQAMKELQALNQHARVASNSMCTFLAINTSSVQLIPATAIAYLAANGSTNPTSVVFSSLIATIISTVVAIIAVRQLAKLPVFSVEKADSL, from the coding sequence ATGCTGAATATAATTTGGTTGGGAATGATACTGACTTCAATTGTGGTTGGTGTCATTGAAGGACGTATTGATGAGGTGGTTCGTGCAGTCACTGATTCTGCCAAACTTGGTTTTGAAATTGCTCTAGGGTTGGCTGGAATTATGTGTTTGTGGCTAGGTATTATGTCTATAGCCACTGAGTCTGGTTTGATCAAAATATTGGGTAATATCTTGCGACCTGTATTACGACGATTATTTCCGGACGTGCCTACTGATCATCCGGCAATGGGGGCGATTGCTCTGAACATTTCGGCAAATATGCTTGGCCTTGCCAATGCAGCAACGCCATTTGGATTGCAAGCAATGAAAGAATTGCAAGCACTGAATCAACATGCCCGGGTTGCCAGTAATTCTATGTGTACCTTTCTTGCGATTAACACATCCAGCGTGCAGTTAATTCCTGCAACCGCTATTGCGTATCTCGCTGCTAATGGCAGTACGAATCCAACCAGCGTGGTTTTCAGTTCTTTAATAGCAACGATTATTTCCACCGTAGTGGCAATTATTGCGGTGAGGCAACTTGCTAAATTACCTGTTTTTAGTGTTGAAAAGGCGGATAGCTTATGA
- a CDS encoding DUF1840 domain-containing protein, with the protein MLVTFHSDAYEDITYFGDVAKQLLSLMGHSGTVPGAIKFEDLPQALEHLQRGLAKSGSQSSDKEDEDGEMLIGLEKRAIPLINMLQTSIRDECNVLWDA; encoded by the coding sequence ATGTTAGTGACCTTTCATTCAGATGCATACGAAGACATTACTTATTTTGGTGATGTAGCAAAGCAATTATTGTCATTAATGGGGCACAGTGGCACTGTACCCGGAGCAATTAAATTTGAAGATCTTCCACAGGCATTGGAGCATTTACAACGTGGCTTGGCGAAAAGTGGCTCCCAATCCTCAGATAAAGAAGATGAGGATGGTGAGATGCTAATTGGCTTGGAGAAACGTGCAATTCCTTTGATCAACATGCTTCAGACCTCGATCAGGGATGAGTGTAATGTTTTATGGGATGCTTAA
- a CDS encoding N-acetylmuramoyl-L-alanine amidase-like domain-containing protein, which yields MKCTSTPLRKFALLIGFLACTSSHAFDSKATEKQANSSIEELYHKLNHMPNISMTMRIDWISKHFIGVPYVLGSLGEGPNGRYDQFPQYRVDAFDCDTYVNTVVALALANSLPSFQQCIQQMRYSNGKVSYIHRTHFTGLDWNQYHQQEGVFKDITQTIKNKDNKPIAQVATATIEKPNWYAYKTIETIRLQNANKAEQEKRLEELKAKGAKLEVTAENVPYLPLAVLFPKQNKPDLQLFAQIPNGAIVEVVRPNWNVRDKIGTALNISHLGFAIWKENVLYFREASSEYGKVVDVPLIDYLKDALKSPTIKGINVQVIVPTQPRCHS from the coding sequence ATGAAATGCACCTCAACCCCCTTACGCAAATTCGCTTTGCTCATTGGTTTTCTTGCATGTACAAGCAGCCATGCATTTGACTCCAAAGCTACTGAAAAACAAGCAAATTCATCAATAGAAGAACTATATCATAAGCTAAACCACATGCCGAATATTTCTATGACCATGCGCATTGATTGGATAAGTAAGCACTTTATCGGGGTGCCTTATGTACTGGGTTCTTTAGGGGAAGGTCCAAATGGCCGTTATGATCAATTTCCTCAATATCGTGTAGATGCCTTTGACTGTGATACTTATGTAAATACGGTGGTTGCTTTGGCATTAGCAAATTCACTCCCCTCATTCCAACAATGCATACAACAAATGCGCTATAGCAATGGCAAAGTATCTTATATTCACCGAACTCATTTTACAGGTTTAGATTGGAATCAATACCATCAACAAGAAGGGGTATTCAAAGACATTACTCAAACAATCAAAAACAAGGACAATAAACCCATAGCACAGGTAGCTACCGCAACCATCGAAAAACCCAATTGGTATGCCTACAAAACGATTGAAACCATCCGCTTACAAAATGCCAACAAAGCAGAACAAGAAAAACGCTTAGAAGAATTAAAAGCGAAAGGAGCGAAACTGGAGGTTACTGCGGAAAATGTGCCTTACCTGCCTTTAGCTGTTTTATTCCCAAAACAGAATAAACCTGATTTACAATTATTCGCGCAAATTCCTAATGGTGCGATTGTTGAGGTTGTACGACCTAATTGGAATGTGCGGGATAAAATTGGCACCGCTTTGAATATATCGCACTTAGGCTTTGCTATTTGGAAGGAGAACGTGTTGTATTTTAGAGAAGCCTCATCCGAATATGGTAAAGTAGTCGATGTTCCTTTAATTGATTATCTAAAGGATGCACTTAAGAGCCCAACAATTAAAGGGATTAATGTTCAGGTGATAGTTCCAACACAACCTCGCTGCCATAGCTAA
- a CDS encoding leucyl aminopeptidase: protein MNYGLIEKPALSTSDCLVLGIFSDEKPSDFAQDLDIEHDGLISKLSQRASEAGDLIWHTSTQGHSLLLVQCGKKEKFTPKLLKKRLTELTDAVIKQRFKSVTLCLPQLQNHTADWQLEQMIVQIDTHRFQQLEFKKKHAKPHQLEQVNFYLPEANPKTLKTGQAIAKGIEFTRHLANLPANICTPTYLGEQAIQLAKEFPTHLSCTVLGPDEMRQLGMETLLAVSQGSSQPPRLIDIQYKGAGDAAPIVLVGKGITFDSGGLTIKPGNAMDEMKYDMCGAASVLGTIKACALLQLPINIVGLIASSENMLSGSAVKPGDIVTSMSGQTVEILNTDAEGRLVLADALTYAERFAPEYVLDIATLTGGIIVALGTVATGLMTQDDDLAQLIEEAAIESNDRVWRMPLDEDYQDALDSPLADMINAGFDRTASSITAACFLSRFTEKYRWAHLDIAGTAWTSGKKRNATGRPVPLLTQLIRHAANSR from the coding sequence ATGAATTATGGATTAATAGAAAAACCAGCACTGTCTACCAGTGACTGTCTTGTGCTTGGCATCTTTTCTGATGAAAAACCATCAGACTTTGCCCAAGACTTAGATATAGAACATGATGGCTTAATTAGTAAACTATCTCAAAGAGCTTCTGAAGCAGGAGATCTTATTTGGCACACTAGCACACAAGGCCATTCCTTGTTGCTAGTTCAGTGTGGAAAGAAAGAAAAATTTACGCCTAAACTGCTGAAAAAAAGACTAACGGAGCTTACTGATGCAGTAATTAAGCAACGCTTCAAATCCGTCACCCTTTGCCTGCCGCAATTACAAAACCACACAGCAGATTGGCAGCTGGAACAAATGATTGTGCAAATAGATACTCATCGTTTTCAACAGCTGGAATTTAAAAAGAAACATGCCAAACCACACCAGTTAGAACAAGTTAATTTTTATTTACCAGAAGCAAACCCTAAAACACTAAAAACAGGACAAGCAATTGCTAAGGGCATTGAGTTTACTCGTCATCTCGCTAATCTACCCGCGAATATATGTACCCCAACTTATTTAGGCGAACAGGCTATTCAGCTCGCTAAAGAATTCCCTACCCACCTAAGTTGTACTGTACTAGGTCCTGATGAAATGCGTCAGCTAGGAATGGAAACATTATTGGCAGTATCTCAGGGCTCTTCTCAACCACCACGTTTAATCGATATTCAGTATAAAGGCGCAGGTGATGCAGCACCGATAGTGTTGGTTGGTAAAGGCATTACCTTTGATTCAGGTGGCCTAACTATTAAACCAGGCAATGCCATGGATGAAATGAAATATGATATGTGCGGTGCCGCGAGCGTATTGGGTACAATCAAAGCCTGTGCCCTGCTCCAATTGCCAATCAATATCGTAGGGTTAATTGCAAGCTCTGAGAATATGCTAAGTGGCTCAGCAGTAAAACCAGGTGATATCGTTACCAGCATGTCTGGCCAAACCGTTGAAATTCTTAATACAGATGCTGAGGGACGTTTAGTATTGGCAGATGCCTTGACTTATGCCGAACGCTTTGCCCCTGAGTATGTGCTTGACATTGCAACCTTAACTGGTGGCATTATTGTCGCTTTAGGCACTGTTGCTACGGGTTTAATGACTCAGGATGATGATTTAGCTCAACTTATTGAAGAGGCAGCTATCGAAAGTAATGACCGTGTCTGGCGTATGCCATTGGATGAAGATTATCAAGATGCATTAGATAGTCCTTTAGCAGACATGATTAATGCTGGCTTTGACCGTACAGCTAGTAGTATTACCGCAGCCTGTTTCTTATCGCGATTTACGGAAAAATATCGATGGGCTCATTTAGACATTGCAGGGACTGCATGGACTTCCGGAAAAAAACGTAATGCAACTGGAAGACCCGTTCCTTTATTAACTCAATTAATTCGCCATGCCGCCAATTCGCGTTGA